The DNA region GTTATTGATATTAAAAACTACTATTCCATTTTTATTTAGTCTGGCTTTTAATTTTTGATAAAAATTAGATGATTTCAATTTTTTGGCAACACCGGTGGAATCAGTATCTTCTGTTGGTTTTAAAAATGCGTCCATATAGATAACGTCGTAGCTATTTTGACTAGAAGAAATGAAATTAATCGCATCTTCATTTATAATTTTAGTAGAGGAATTCTGTTTTAATTTAAAATATTTTTGTGCTATTTCTATGATACTTGAATCAATTTCGACTGCATCTATTTTTACTTTTGGAAAATAATAATTCAAAAAATGTACCATTCCTCCACCACCTAATCCAATGAGCAAAGTGTTTTTATGTTCTTTGTTTATTAAAAAGGAAGCAAACATCGTCTGGGTATAGAGTAAAAATAAATTCTGAGGGTTGTTAATATCAATCGTTGACTCAAGCGCTTCCTCTCCACTGTCCCTTACAAAATACAATTGCCTAAGAGAACCATAATCGGTTACTTTTATATGAGAATACTTTGATTTTACCTCATATACTAATTCTTCTGCTATGGAAAATTTTTCTTTTTTAGGTTCATTGGATTTTGTTTTGGGTTCATTTTCAGAACAAACAATAGAAAAACTAATTACTAGAAAATATATTATAAAATATGACTTTTTAAACAATGAATATTCCTCTTTCACCAAATTACAATCGGTAATTTCTTGGTAAATCTTTTATTGCTTGCTTAATTCGAATGTTAGAAGTAAAAGAGTTTCATGATCGATTTGTCTTATTTCATTCAGATTTCAGGAAATAAACCAAGTTTTTTACTTCGAGTAATGAATATTTTTATTGAAGAAACACCCAATGATTTGGAAGACTTGGAACTTAATTTTAGAGAATCTAATTACCAAAAGGTAAAAGAAATAAGTCATAAATTGAAGGGATTATTTCAAAGTTATAAATTATCTGAACTTGTTGATTACACTCTTAGATTAGAATCTGATGCTAAACAGGGTAAGTTTTCGGAAGAGAGTGAAATTGTGTTAAATGAAATTATAAAATTATATTCATTAATTCGTCTAGAAATGATAAAGCTAACGGAAGAATACAAGTCTTAATTTTTTTTAAATAACTGAATTCCATTTTTTTCTATGACTAGAGAATAAATGTTATTCTTCAAAATTAATTCGATCATTTTTTCAATTCTTTCTCTACTCACATAAGGCGTAATTCCTTTTTCTGCATCTATTAGAATATAATCCTTGTCCAAATTTTTTTCATGTAATGGATAAATAGGATTATTTCTTGGTATAAATCCGCCAAGGTCAAATTGCGTACTAACGGTTTTATTTTCAGGAAGGTATTCAATTATAGTTTTGATTGTTTGAAGTCTATCTAAATCAATAGGTATTTTTGTGTAGGGAAATAACTTATCTCCTGAACTTGAGTAAAGTGAGAATGATAGGCAAATAATAATTATTCCGAGACTGTATTTTTTGATAGCTAGAGTTTCTAATTTATGAACGGAAAATATTATACAAATCACATAAAAAGAAATTATCGTGTATGAATAATAATTGTAAAGAGAATTGTACCAAATTTTATCCGATAAAAATTGCAGTATTAAAATAGGGAATGTTACAATAAGTAATTTTGGAGAAAGTAAAACAATTGGACTAAATGAAAAAAAGAAATCTCTGAATACTTTCCATTTCGAAAACAAAACTTTTATTATTTCAAGTGGATTTAATATAATATTGATT from Leptospiraceae bacterium includes:
- a CDS encoding fused MFS/spermidine synthase → MFKKSYFIIYFLVISFSIVCSENEPKTKSNEPKKEKFSIAEELVYEVKSKYSHIKVTDYGSLRQLYFVRDSGEEALESTIDINNPQNLFLLYTQTMFASFLINKEHKNTLLIGLGGGGMVHFLNYYFPKVKIDAVEIDSSIIEIAQKYFKLKQNSSTKIINEDAINFISSSQNSYDVIYMDAFLKPTEDTDSTGVAKKLKSSNFYQKLKARLNKNGIVVFNINNHEKMFEDIKTIQNEFSNIYYFQKNRSGNLIVIGSTDSIKIKVDKMKSIAEELDSKHKVNFSFSDIAKYYRESFE
- a CDS encoding Hpt domain-containing protein, whose translation is MIDLSYFIQISGNKPSFLLRVMNIFIEETPNDLEDLELNFRESNYQKVKEISHKLKGLFQSYKLSELVDYTLRLESDAKQGKFSEESEIVLNEIIKLYSLIRLEMIKLTEEYKS